The Desulfurella amilsii region GCACAAAATTATGCAGTTTTAATTCTTTTATTTTGTTTAAATAAAAAAACAGCGGATCGTTGCTTTTTAAAATCCCAAGGTATTTTTCACTCATTCAAGCTCTTCTAAAATCTCGTTTGGTATATCAAAATTTGCATAAACGTTAGATACATCATCGTCATCTTCTAAAGTATCCATGAGTTTTATCATAGTCTTTGCCTGTTCTTTATCTAGTCTTACAGTTGTTTGAGGCATGAGTGTTAATTCTGCAGTCTCAATATTAGAAACATTATTTTCTAATTGTGATTTTATATTCATTAAATCTTTAGGTTCTGTGATTATTTCATAAACATTATCTTCGCTATTGTATTTTACATCTTTAGCGCCAAACTCAAGTGCTATTTCAAGCATTTCTTCTTCGTTTTTGTCTGACTTTAGCGAAATAAAGCCTACATTATCAAACATCCATGACACACACCCAACCTCACCAAGACTGCCACCGTGTTTACTCAAAATGTGACGTACATTTGAAGTTGTGCGCTGTCTGTTGTCTGTTGTA contains the following coding sequences:
- a CDS encoding YebC/PmpR family DNA-binding transcriptional regulator; this encodes MSGHNKWSTIKHKKAKEDSKRGAVFTKIIKELTIAARLGGKDPESNPRLRLAIDRAKEANMPKQNIEKAILKGAGELSGVSYEEVLYEGYGPFGVAMIIKATTDNRQRTTSNVRHILSKHGGSLGEVGCVSWMFDNVGFISLKSDKNEEEMLEIALEFGAKDVKYNSEDNVYEIITEPKDLMNIKSQLENNVSNIETAELTLMPQTTVRLDKEQAKTMIKLMDTLEDDDDVSNVYANFDIPNEILEELE